A region of Etheostoma spectabile isolate EspeVRDwgs_2016 unplaced genomic scaffold, UIUC_Espe_1.0 scaffold433, whole genome shotgun sequence DNA encodes the following proteins:
- the LOC116686673 gene encoding vesicle-associated membrane protein 8, with the protein MDIDPERGGAAAEPQDKVKSLRDQVDGVKDIMTQNVDRILARGERLDDLMGKSEDLQAGAQHFKQTSQKVARTYWWKNVKMVVVIVVIVLIIVLIIILLATGVIPVSSSTPPTTPVVPPTKP; encoded by the exons GAGCGAGGAGGGGCGGCGGCCGAGCCACAGGACAAGGTGAAGAGCTTGAGGGATCAAGTAGATGGAGTGAAAGACATCATGACGCAGAACGTAGACCGGATCCTGGCTCGAGGAGAGCGACTCGATGACCTCATGGGCAAGTCAGAGGACCTGCAAGCAGGG GCTCAGCACTTCAAGCAGACGTCTCAGAAAGTGGCTCGCACCTACTGGTGGAAGAACGTCAAGATGGTCGTGGTCATCGTGGTGATCGTCCTCATCATCGTGCTCATCATCATCCTGCTGGCCACCGGAGTCATCCCTGTCAGCTCCTCTACGCCTCCTACGACTCCTGTAGTTCCTCCCACCAAGCCATaa